The Bradyrhizobium guangxiense genomic sequence CAACCCATGCGCAACAGCGACGGGTTGGAAAAACCTGGAAAGTTTCTGCCTTGCCGAAGATCACTTGCTCCGTCTCGCAGAAAACTGGCAGAATGCAGCAAGAACGGCATGGCGCGACGTGCCGCAATATTCTCCGAGGTGGGAGCCCAGCGAAGCCGGGTGCCATGAATGGCCGAACGCCGCATCCCTCGATGCGTCAGCTCTGGCAGTCCTTCTCGGTCAATACCAATGCCGACTGGCTAACGAAGCCATAGAACCAAGGCATTAGATAGGTCCCCTGGTACCGACTATGCAGCCCCCACGCACAGCATTCGTTGTGTGAGGTATTGGGTTGCGTCCCTATGGAGGCATCGCATTTTCGATTTTTTCGATTTTCTTGTTCCAGAGCGGCGGTTAAGCTCCTCTCGGAACAGGGAGGGGGACCAATGAGGCGTTCGCCGATTCTTGGTATCCATGGAGCGCGTGCCGAGATTGGGCTCACGAGGCGCCCACAATACCTCCGATTGATCTGGCTCGCCGCCTGGTTCGCCAGAGGTTACCCCCAGTCAAAGCGGCATGGCGTCGCGTCGGCTTCGTCGCCGTCCCTCACAACACCTGGCTTTGCCGTCGCCAAGGGCGAGCGAGAACTGCGGCTCGACTTCTTCCGCGGCCTGGCCCTCTGGCTCATTTATGTCGATCACGTTTCACCCGACCTCCTGACATGGGTCACGATACGCAATTATGGGTTTAGCGACGCCGCCGAAGTGTTCATCTTCATCTCCGGCTTCACCGCAGCCCTGGTCTACGGTCGCGCAACCTTCGAGGCTGGCTTCGTGATCGGGACAGCGCGTGTGCTGCGGCGGGGCTGGCAAATCTATACCGCGCATCTTCTGCTCTTCCTGGTCCTGATGGCCGAAATCGCGTTCGTTACTACGGTTTCCGAGAAGCCGGCGTTCTACATCCAGGAGATGGAGGTCGGAGAATTCTTCAAACAACCTGGTTCCGAAATGATCCAGGCACTACTGTTGCGATTCCGCCCGCTGAACATGGATGTTCTGCCGCTCTATGTCGTTCTGATGGCTTTTCTACCGTTGGTGCTGCTGCTCGCTAAATTGCACCGGGATCTGCCGCTCGCTCTATCGGCCGGACTCTATGTGCTCATGCTTCGATACGACCTGCATTTGTCGACCTATCCAGACGGCTTCTGGTCGTTCAATCCTTATGGATGGCAGCTGCTGTTCGTGTTTGGCGCCTGGTGCGCGCTTGGCGGAGGCAAGCGACTATCGCCGATCCTCAATTCCCGATCCGTGTTCTGGCTGGCCGTCGCCTATCTCTGCGGTGCTTTCTTTGTGACCATGACGTGGTATTTTCCGTCCCTGGAGCAGGCGATCCCCGGCTGGGTGGCGGGGCTGATCTATCCGATTAACAAGACCGATTTCGACATCCTGAGGTTTGCGCATTTCCTGGCGCTGGCCGTCGTCGCGCTACGCTTCGTGCCGGGCGACTGGGCGGGGTTACGATCGGCCTGGGCGCGCCCCCTCATCCTTTGCGGACAGTATTCTCTTCAAATTTTTGCGCTCGGCGTCGCCCTGTCATTCGCAGGCTACGCACTGCTCATCGAGCTTGATGCGGGCTTCGTGCTGCACCTGGTGGTCGGCGCCGGCGGCATCTTGATCCTGTACGGCATTGCAAGGGTATTCACGTGGTACAAATGGTCAATGTCCGGGCACGAGCGCGCCAAGGCGGATATACCAAAGCTGATCGCGCAACGTTCTTGATGATGACTTACTCAACCGGGGGGGGGCTGGCTGATATGGCGAAAGAGAGCACGGATCCTTTTGTCGTAGAGCGGGACTTGAGGCTCGATCTCTTGCGCGGCCTCGGCCTCTGGATGATCTTTCTCGACCACATTCCGGACGACGTCGTGGCCTGGCTCACGCTGCGCAATTACGGCTTCAGCGACGCAGCGGAGTTCTTCGTTTTCAT encodes the following:
- a CDS encoding OpgC domain-containing protein — protein: MIWLAAWFARGYPQSKRHGVASASSPSLTTPGFAVAKGERELRLDFFRGLALWLIYVDHVSPDLLTWVTIRNYGFSDAAEVFIFISGFTAALVYGRATFEAGFVIGTARVLRRGWQIYTAHLLLFLVLMAEIAFVTTVSEKPAFYIQEMEVGEFFKQPGSEMIQALLLRFRPLNMDVLPLYVVLMAFLPLVLLLAKLHRDLPLALSAGLYVLMLRYDLHLSTYPDGFWSFNPYGWQLLFVFGAWCALGGGKRLSPILNSRSVFWLAVAYLCGAFFVTMTWYFPSLEQAIPGWVAGLIYPINKTDFDILRFAHFLALAVVALRFVPGDWAGLRSAWARPLILCGQYSLQIFALGVALSFAGYALLIELDAGFVLHLVVGAGGILILYGIARVFTWYKWSMSGHERAKADIPKLIAQRS